A region from the Mya arenaria isolate MELC-2E11 chromosome 2, ASM2691426v1 genome encodes:
- the LOC128212286 gene encoding monocarboxylate transporter 9-like produces the protein MPVDDTSEESSRRRNNSNDSDSSSSSSSSLFSEDASSTSMPAPPDGGYGWVIIIAAFLINLICDGISFSFGILYTELLDQFQESKSLTSWVGSLFYGTCLMGGPLASGLATKFGCRKVLIGGGIVASAGTFISAFATSIGTLCLFFGVITGIGMSMGYVTSVVMVAFYFENKRALATGLAVCGSGIGTFVFAPLTELFIDIYGWRGTMIIWSGIILNLVVCGALLRPLEFTVQEKRQKALLKFEKMSRMSRTESLASSSNGRNVSRLASHTEGLEDEDDIFEEGNIEDCCHSQIQIPTFIKEKGIEIPVEVLKEAKNNRSALKDYIRNYCEENDVEPENQQEDYDVQDDETKYETTVMLQNGKGNVKLNGNIGPKSSCLKNAPKKQQSNEGHHHSKSPSRPKKQVRMSTYLPLYRKGLFFRGNLTRYTGPIGRVKSSSCPELTIRQWDDSDSESSDDDDWDFPWRYLRFSKHMKRVLKALFDPTILKNPLYVVFAISNFILYFWYDVPYIFLVDRATELGMDENKASLLISILGIVNTVGQILYGIIGDREVNLSVLYGISLMACGLSIFVVPIFTAFEPQAVISGLFGLFISVNYSLSTVILVEYLGIDKLSNAYGLTMLVQGIANLVGPPVAALFYDFTGSYDLTFYIGGGFIVFSGAMLLVVPIMRRCQKPLKFEQQACSSRIFNESHLAMMDREIVIEMDEGPQLPNGNETTCSSLLLVSKMNTDNSDINV, from the exons ATGCCAGTTGATGATACTAGTGAAGAGTCGAGTCGAAGAAGAAACAATTCCAATGACAGtgacagcagcagcagtagcagcagcagcctCTTCTCTGAAGATGCTTCGTCAACGTCTATGCCAGCACCCCCAGATGGGGGATATGGTTGGGTGATAATTATTGCCGCATTCCTGATCAACCTTATTTGCGACGGAATATCGTTTTCCTTTGGGATTTTGTACACAGAATTATTAGATCAATTCCAAGAAAGTAAAAGTTTGACGTCATGGGTTGGGTCTCTGTTTTATGGGACCTGCCTTATGGGTGGACCGCTGGCCAGCGGCTTAGCGACAAAGTTTGGTTGCCGAAAGGTGTTAATTGGCGGAGGAATAGTGGCAAGTGCTGGGACATTCATAAGTGCATTTGCCACAAGTATCGGAACCTTATGTTTGTTCTTTGGAGTAATCACTGGGATTGGAATGTCCATGGGTTATGTGACCTCCGTTGTTATGGTCGCCTTTTACTTTGAGAACAAGAGGGCGTTAGCGACAGGACTGGCGGTGTGTGGTTCTGGAATTGGGACGTTTGTGTTTGCACCGCTGACTGAATTGTTTATCGATATATACGGATGGCGTGGAACTATGATAATATGGAGTGGGATTATCCTGAATCTTGTGGTCTGTGGAGCATTGCTGAGACCATTGGAGTTTACAGTTCAAGAAAAGAGGCAAAAAGCTTTGttgaagtttgaaaaaatgTCACGAATGTCAAGGACCGAGTCTCTTGCAAGTTCGTCAAATGGGAGAAATGTTAGTAGGCTTGCAAGTCATACAGAAGGTTTAGAAGATGAAGATGATATTTTTGAAGAAGGAAATATAGAGGATTGTTGTCATTCTCAGATTCAGATTCCGACGTTCATTAAAGAAAAGGGGATTGAAATCCCAGTGGAAGTTTTGAAGGAGGCGAAAAATAATCGGTCTGCTCTGAAGGATTATATTAGAAACTATTGCGAGGAAAATGATGTTGAACCCGAGAATCAGCAAGAAGATTATGACGTCCAAGatgatgaaacaaaatatgaaacaacaGTTATGTTGCAAAACGGAAAGGGGAATGTTAAATTGAATGGTAATATTGGTCCAAAAAGCAGTTGTCTGAAAAATGCGCCCAAAAAACAACAGTCAAATGAAGGTCATCACCATTCTAAAAGCCCATCAAGACCTAAAAAGCAAGTAAGAATGAGCACTTATCTGCCATTGTACAGAAAAGGATTGTTTTTTCGAGGAAACCTCACTCGATACACTGGTCCAATAGGCCGTGTCAAGTCAAGCAGCTGCCCCGAACTGACAATTCGACAATGGGATGATAGCGACAGCGAAAGTTCGGATGATGATGATTGGGACTTTCCTTGGCGATATTTGCGTTTCAGTAAACACATGAAGCGTGTTCTCAAAGCTCTGTTTGATCCTACTATTCTCAAGAATCCGCTGTACGTCGTCTTCGCGATTTCGAACTTTATTCTTTACTTCTGGTACGACGTTCCATACATATTTCTGGTTGACAGGGCAACTGAACTTGGGATGGACGAAAATAAAGCGTCACTCCTGATATCGATACTGGGAATTGTCAACACTGTTGGGCAGATACTATACGGAATCATCGGTGATCGTGAAGTGAATCTCAGTGTTTTGTATGGAATATCCTTGATGGCATGCGGACTGTCGATATTTGTTGTACCAATCTTCACAGCATTCGAGCCACAAGCAGTGATCTCGGGTCTATTTGGTCTCTTTATCAGCGTTAATTACTCATTAAG CACGGTGATCTTGGTGGAATATCTGGGCATCGACAAACTGTCAAATGCTTATGGACTGACGATGCTGGTACAGGGCATTGCCAATCTTGTTGGGCCACCTGTGGCTG CCCTGTTCTATGACTTCACTGGCTCGTATGACCTGACGTTTTATATTGGTGGCGGGTTCATCGTATTTTCTGGGGCGATGCTTCTTGTTGTTCCTATAATGAGGCGCTGTCAAAAACCACTGAAGTTCGAGCAACAGGCTTGCTCTAGCAGGATTTTCAATGAGTCACATTTAGCCATGATGGATCGGGAAATTGTGATAGAAATGGATGAAGGGCCACAACTACCGAATGGAAACGAAACTACCTGCTCTTCGTTATTATTGGTTTCAAAGAtgaatactgacaatagtgatATCAATGTGTAA
- the LOC128211270 gene encoding ubiquitin-conjugating enzyme E2 D1-like — protein MAQKRLTKEMKDIRIDPPPGCSAGPENDDLFHWSASLEGPDATPYQGGVFFLKMVFPTDYPFKPPKVVFTTKVYHPNINSSGSICLDVLRSQWSPALTVGKVLLSIIALLSEPNPDDPLVPDVANLFKKDKNKFNHNAKEWTKKYASP, from the exons ATGGCACAGAAAAGATTAACAAAG GAGATGAAAGACATCAGAATCGACCCACCACCAGGTTGTTCGGCCGGGCCAGAAAATGATGATT TGTTTCATTGGAGTGCATCACTAGAGGGACCT GATGCGACTCCTTATCAAGGAGGGGTGTTCTTCCTAAAGATGGTCTTTCCCACAGATTATCCTTTTAAACCACCCAAG GTGGTTTTCACGACTAAAGTCTACCATCCAAATATCAACAGCTCCGGCAGTATATGTCTAGATGTTCTTAGATCCCAGTGGTCACCCGCACTTACTGTTGGAAAAG tgCTGCTGTCAATAATAGCGTTGTTGTCGGAGCCTAATCCGGATGACCCCCTTGTCCCAGATGTGGCAAACTTGTttaaaaaggacaaaaacaagTTCAACCACAATGCAAAAGAATGGACTAAGAAATACGCCTCACCATAG